From the genome of Candidatus Neomarinimicrobiota bacterium:
AATCTTTTCAAAAGAAGGGGAAGGGTGACCGATCTTTCCTTAATCTTCAGAATGTAGTGATGCATCACTTAACAGAGTTGGGAATGGATGAAAAACATATCATGAATGATAAAACGTGTACCAAATGTAATCCAGAAAATTTCCATTCTTACAGACGCGACGGATATAAAGCAGGACGCCATATTGCCGTTGCAGGATGGCTTTGTTAGGGTTTCTTTTCTTTGAATGCGAATTTTGGTCCCTACTCAATTTGCGTTTAAAAACAGGGTTTCCTCCTGGTAAAATATTTTTCCTTCTGGCACTAAGTACAGCACTTCCAATTCCAACTTCTGTCTTATAAATTCGACCCCATAAAATTGGTATGACAATCTTAGAAGCCATTGGACTTGGCGCCTTGCAAGGCGTAACGGAATTTTTACCGGTTAGCAGTAGTGGACACTTGGTAATAGGTCAACATTTGCTAGGTATTACATTACCAGGGAATGCGTTCGAAATCTGGGTTCATCTCGGAACATTGCTTAGTATTGTTTTCGTTTTCAATAAAGAAATTATAAATATGCTTACTTCCATTGGCAATCCTGAAACAAGAAAATATATTGGCATTTTAATCACCGGAACTATACCCGCTGTATTTGTTGGATTTGGTTTTAAAGAAACTATTTCAGAATTTTTTGATAGCGTTCATATTGTTTCTTTGGGATTGATGATTACTGCATCCGTACTCTTTTTGACAGGAATGATACGAAAACGATCTGTGCAAATAACACTATTATCAGGATTGGTGATCGGTATGGCACAGGCGTTAGCAATTGTTCCGGGGATTTCCCGTTCCGGTACAACTATCGCAATGGCATTGGTTCTTGGTGCATCTTCAAAAGAAGCTGCAAAATTTTCATTTTTCCTTGCCATTCCGGTTATTGCCGGGGCTGGATTGTTTACAGCGATGGACACAGTGCAGAATCAGGTGATATCATTGGACTCTTCAATCATTTTTGCAGGATTACTAACTTCGTTCCTGGTTGGATGGGTTTCTCTAAAGTGGTTACTCGCGATTCTTCAAAAAGGGAAATTTCATTGGTTTGGAATGTATTGCTTTATTGTTGGTCTAATTTTGGCATTCAGTTAATATGGATATAACAACAATCATTTTTATTTTGTACCTCGTTTCCTTGGTGGGAGTGGGGTTATGGACTTT
Proteins encoded in this window:
- a CDS encoding undecaprenyl-diphosphate phosphatase, translated to MTILEAIGLGALQGVTEFLPVSSSGHLVIGQHLLGITLPGNAFEIWVHLGTLLSIVFVFNKEIINMLTSIGNPETRKYIGILITGTIPAVFVGFGFKETISEFFDSVHIVSLGLMITASVLFLTGMIRKRSVQITLLSGLVIGMAQALAIVPGISRSGTTIAMALVLGASSKEAAKFSFFLAIPVIAGAGLFTAMDTVQNQVISLDSSIIFAGLLTSFLVGWVSLKWLLAILQKGKFHWFGMYCFIVGLILAFS